The DNA region attttgttttccTTGACGTAGCTCTATTTTCGACTTCATAGCAGATATTCAACTATAAATCTGGCACGCTTGTTGTTTATCAATCTTTCACATTCTTCTGTCGTCAAGCCAGCATTTGACGATCTCTAAAGCATTgcaacttataattaattataatcaataactcgataattgACATTTAAGGTGCTATTCTCAAGGAcgttaaaaaattcataaacgTGTTAACTTCCAGAAATTGTATTTCGTTTTAAGTACATACCGTCAACTTTTATCGCTATTCACTCCGTTTGACGGTACCTTATTGGAGTGGCTACGAATTGGGAGTCCGTAGGTCAATGTCAAAAAACATATATGATATAGGTAGACGGTAGTAGGTGGTACTAATGATCTTTCCGGATGCGGCGACTGTGTGCCAGCGAGATAGTGCTAAAGTGGCTGCTTTTGCTTTTTTCAGATAGTCCAGTAAATAAGGGATATCAGTGAACAAATCCCCCTATAATGGCAAATACAGCTCCCATAGAAAGAACATAGTGAAAATGAGCTACCACATAATAAGTATCATGAAGGGTAACATCaattgatgaatttgctagGATGACACCTGTTAGTCCTCCTactgtaaataaaaatacaaatcctAATCTTCATAATATAGATGGACTATAATTAATTTGAGTAGATAGTCCAGTAAATAAGGGATATCAGTGAACAAATCCCCCTATAATGGCAAATACAGCTCCCATAGAAAGAACATAGTGAAAATGAGCTACCACATAATAAGTATCATGAAGGGTAACATCaattgatgaatttgctagGATGACACCTGTTAGTCCTCCTactgtaaataaaaatacaaatcctAATCTTCATAATATAGATGGACTATAATTAATTTGAGTACCGTGAAGAGTAGCTAATcaactaaaaattttaaaatatcgaCCGAGAAGAACAATCGCACCTCATCAGCGTTCGGTGAGTAGTCGGGTGGCGGGATGCCGATAATGGAGCTGTCCCACATGACGGGGTGCCAGGGGCGGCGCACcggctgcggcggcggcgcggcggccacCGGCGGCCGCAGCGGCAGCGACTTCACGTCCACGTACTGCTCTTCCTCGAACTCTTCCTCCTGCGCCGCTTCGATGGCCGGAACCTCCTCACTGCCTTCCCGGCTCATAGTGGTGCTGAGGATACAACAGGCAACAGCTGTCTTTAGATCAAGTTCATCAATCAAGACAAACCTACTAGTTAAACAGATCTTAACAATAAAAGTTATCATTGTTAATATAGAATTTATAGAAAGGAAAGCTAACTCCAACTTGAGTTACCGAACAGATAATAACAGTTAGTGTACTGTACTCCATAGAACTTTACTACAAATAGACAGAAAAATCTACAGACCATTTTAGCATGACACTCATTGTCGTACGTCGTACGCGTGACTCCACTTCAAGCCGCACTTGCTAAACAGTTTGGAgaacctaatctaacctaacctaacctaaagcTTTTCAactgtatatatatgtatacagtatgttttctttttttcaaaaattagtaCCTACTCTTTTTATGGCCAGTCCcacgaaatcgcaaaaaaaaaattgtcgacCCATACAAAACTGACTGACAGTTTTTTCCCAAGTTAAGGGATATGACCCATAACTTTTCTGCTATGGCTAAATATTGAAAATACTTGCTGTTGTGCAATTCATATAACAATTTAATTCAAGAAATCcttgataaataaattaatacataaTATGAATGTCCATATTGTAATTCGGAGTTTTGTTGTAGCTttgtacatatataaatatgaaaaattCAGAACACATATGGGGAAGGTGGAGAAAAAATACGAGTACTGTAACCATTTGCATTTCGGGTTCCGTCTATTTGGCATAACTTTCGTGAGCCGAAACGCATCTGGCATAACCTATTTCGCAGAAATGTATTTCGACGAATGTTAAA from Cydia fagiglandana chromosome 6, ilCydFagi1.1, whole genome shotgun sequence includes:
- the LOC134665196 gene encoding uncharacterized protein LOC134665196 codes for the protein MSREGSEEVPAIEAAQEEEFEEEQYVDVKSLPLRPPVAAAPPPQPVRRPWHPVMWDSSIIGIPPPDYSPNADEGTKPGGEYPHKQRLRNLKRLVAEGKVKPTKENLIFFLCNKFAISEERANKISC